The DNA segment GAGCACCTCGGTGCGCAGCAGCCGCGGCCGCATCGGGTCGAGCGGGCGGCGCAGCAGCACGTATCCGAAGCCGACGGCGCTGACCCCGCGGGCGGCGAAGTCGTCGAGCCATGCCGCGGCGAGCTCCTCGTAGGCGGGCGTGCCGACCCGGGTGCCGCCGTCGCGAATCCAGGTCGCCGCGTACTCGGCCGGCGACTGCCGCTCGCGCTCGATCACCCAGGCCTCGAGACCGGCCTCGTCGGCCCAGCGCCGCACGCGGGCGAGGCCGTCGCCCGCCGGTCTCTCGCGAGCGGCGGATGCGGAGCCGTCGCCGCGGTACTCCCAGTTGGCCAGCAGATGCGCGGTGCCGCCGGGTACGAGGTGCTCGGCCGCCCCGCGGATCACCTCCTCGACGAGCGCATCGCCGATGCGGCCTCCGTCGCGGTACTCGTAGATCGGCACGCCCTCGACCCGCGGCGTGATGACGAACGGCGGGTTCGAGACGATGCGGTCGAAGCGCTCGCCCGCCACCGGGGCGTAGAGGTCGCCCTGGCGCAGCTCGACGGTCGTGACGCCGTTGAGGGCGAGCGTGAGCGCCGCGAGCTGGAGGGCGCGCGGCGAGCTGTCGGTGGCGACGACGCGACGAGCGTGCCGGGCCGCGTGCAGAGCCTGGATGCCGCAGCCGGTGCCGAGGTCGAGCACGGCCTCGACCGGGCTCGTGGGGATCAGTCCGCTCAGCGTGACGGATGCCCCGCCGACCCCCAGCACGTGCTCGGGGGGCAGCGGCCCGCCCACGGCGCTCTCGCCCAGGTCGGAGGCGATGAGCCAGTCGACCGGTCCGGCCGCGTCGAGCGCGGCGACGGGGCGCACGTCGAGGGTGGCGCGACCAGCGCCGTCGACGAGGCCGAGCGATCGGGCGCCCGCCGAACCGAGGGTGGGCAGCACGCGCGCGAGGGTCGCTTCGTCGGCGGGCTCCGCCAACAGCAGCAGTCGGGCGAGCAGCGCCGCCGGGTCGCTCGAGCCGTGCAGGGCGCGCTGCGCAGGCACGCGGTCGCCCCGCGCGAGAGCCGCGTCGGCCTCGTCGCCCCAGAGCTGCCGCAGCCGGTCGACCGTGTACCGCGCCGCGAGCAGGTCGGAGCGCAGTCGGTCGGCGAGCGCGGCATCCACCGCTCTATCGAACACCACGGCCGCGCCCGCCGTATTCCGACAGGTATGGAATAGATCGTCGGGGTGCGCGCGTTGACTCGGAGGTGTCGATGCATCTGCATCGACCGGGGCCACCGCGCCCACCATCGAGACGAAGGAGAACCCCCTGGTGACCACCCTCACTGTCGACACGATCCCCGGCTACCGCACCGGAACCTGGACCGTCGATCACGCCCACACCGAGATCGGTTTCAGCGTGCGCCACCTCGCCATCAGCAGGGTCAAGGGCGTCTTCGAGCGCTTCGACGCCACCGTCACGGCGGCCGAGAACCCGCACGACTCGCGCGTCGAGGTGACCGTCGACATGGCCTCGATCAACACCAAGAACGCCGACCGCGACAACCACCTGCGCACGAACGACTTCTTCGATATCGAGCACCACCCGACCATGACCTTCGTGTCGACCGGCCTGCGGGTCGAGGGCGACGCCCTGCTGCTCGACGGCGACCTCACCCTGCGCGGCGTGACCAAGCCCATCACCATCACGGGCGAGTTCGGCGGCATCGCGACCGACCCGTACGGAAACGTGAAGGCGGCCGCGAGCGGCACCACCGTCATCAACCGGCACGACTTCGGTGTCAGCTGGAACGCCGCGCTCGAGACCGGCGGCTTCCTGCTCGGCGACGAGGTCACCATCACGATCGAGGCGCAGTTCCAGCTGCAGGCCTAGATCGGCGGATGCTCCTCATCGGCCGGGCGCTGCAGACCGCTCGCGGCGCCCGGCCCGGTGACGATCGGCCCGGTCGCGGTCGAGACGACGACCGCGGTGTCGGTGAGCGGGTGCGCGAGCTCATCGGGGCCGAGCCGGGCGATCAGCAGGGTCAGCAGCGCCAACACCACCGGGATGACCCCGGCGGCGAGGAACGCCACGGGAATGCCGATGAGCTCACCGACCGGCCCCGCGATCGCCATCGAGATCGGCATGAACACGAGCGAGACGAAGAAGTCGAGGCTCGAGACGCGGCCCAGCATGGCGGGCGGCACCCGGCGCTGCAGCAGAGTGCCCCACACGACGGTGGCACCCGAGAACAGCACGCCGCACACGAACAGCGCGACCACCATCACCCACAGCTGATCGGTGAGCCCGATGACGACGAGGGGCGCGCACCCGAAGCCCCAGGCCAGGATCATGAGCGTCAGGTAGCGGCGCGGCAGCCGCAGCGAGGCGACGACGATCGAGCCGAGCGCCCCGCCGATGCCGAAGGCGGCGAGCGCGAGCGCGAACGCGCCGGCCCCTCCCCCGGTCTGGTCGCGCACCGCGAACGGCAGCAGCACCTCGATCGGCCCCATGATGACGAGCACGAGCAGGGCCGAGTAGAGCAGGGTGGCGAGCAGCCAGCGCGTGCCCACCATGTAGCGCACCCCGTCGCGCACGTCGACCCACACGGCCCTCAGCGGGTGGGTGGGCTCGGCGTCGGCATCGCGGCGCACGGGCGTGAGCCGCATCGTGCCGAGCAGCACGGCGGCGACCGCCTGCGTGCCTCCGACGATGGCGAAGCCGAGCCCGGGTGACAGCACCGCGATCGCCGCGCTCGCGGCGGCGGGTCCGGCGGCGTTGATGAGCGTCGGCCGCAGCACGCCTTCGATGCCGTTGGCGGCCAGCAGCTGGTCGGCGGGCAGCAGCGCCGGCAGCCACGCCGAGTACGCCGGGTAGAAGAAGCCGTCGGCGATGCCGAGCAGCAGCGAGATGACGGCGAGGTGCCACACCTCGATGGTCTCCGTCAGCGCGAGCACGGCGATCGTCACGGCCGAGGCCGCCTTGATCGTCTCGACCGCGGTCAGAATGCGCTTCTGCGGAATGCGGTCGGCCGCGACCCCGCCGAGCAGCACGGCGAGCACGAGCCCGATGCTGCCGGCCGTGGCGACGATCGACAGGTCGACGGGCGTGCCGCCGAGCTCGATCACCTGCCAGACCACGGCGACGACCCACACGCCCGTGCCGAACAGCGACAGCACGAGCGCGAGGGCGAGCAGACGGTACTGCCCGGTTTCGAGGGGCTTGAGCGCCCGAGGGAGCGAGGGCATGACCGCCACCCTATCGGCGGGCGCCCGGCGGTGTGACGTAGCCTGAGAGGCGATGAGAGAGCTCACCGCCGACCAGATCCGGGCCAGCATGGTCAACGCCAGCGAGGCCGAGATCGAGCGGATGACCCTGCCGGGCCTGCACGAGACCCTGTGGAGCGAGCGCGAGTACCTGGGCTGGCGCGATCCGGCCGGCTCGCCGCGCGGCTACATCGTGCACTGGGTCGACGACCGGCCCGTGGGAATCCTGCTGCGCGCCGCGAGCTCGGCCCTGCGACCGGGCATCGGAGCCATGTGCTCGCTGTGCCACACGCCGCAGCCGTCGACCCAGGTCGTCATGTTCAGCGCGCCGCGCGGCGGCGAGGCCGGTCGCGACGGCAACTCGGTCGGCACCTACATCTGCCACGACCTGGGCTGCCCGGCGATCATTCGCATGGTGCCGACGACGAGCGAGCTGACGCTCATGCGCGACGAGGTCATCGCCCGGCGCAGCGCGGGGCTGCAGCAGCGCCTCGAGCGCTTCACGGCGAACATCTTGCGCACGGCCTGAACCGACGCCGGACGGCCACATGAGTCGCCGCGCGACCCGCTCGCGCGTGCAGCGCGACGCGCTAGTTGCGCTCGCGGTGCCCCAGGATGTGGAACGGGATCGCCAGCGACAGGGTGACCGCCATGATGCCGATGAAGAACGTCAGCGCCTGCCACCCCTCCGGCACCGCGTACGCGTACGCGAACAGCACGAACGACGACAGGAAGAGGAGCATCGAGACGACAACGGCGATGAGGTTCATGATGCCTCCATTGTGCCAGGTTGCGGCGAGATAATGCCGCATGACCAGCGAGCATTCGGCCTCCGCCCCCCGTCGCCCCTCCCGTCGCCCCTCCCGCCTCCGACGCCGCGTGCGGCTCGTCGGCTGGAGTGCGCTGAGCGCTCTCGCCCTCGTGGTCCTCGGGTTCGTGATGTGGGCGAGCACCCCGTACCCGGCTGAGCGCGGGCCGGTCATCGACGTGTGGGCGAACGACGCGATCGCGGTCGAGTACCTCCCGGAGGGCATCCTGATGACGCCGACCGTGGGCGGGGGCGACGCGGAGGGCACCGGGCTCGTGTTCGTTCCCGGCGCGCGGGTGCAGGCGCACGCGTACATGCACCAGCTGAGCGGCGTCGTCGAGCAGCACGGTGCGACCGTGCTCATCACCGAGCCGACCCTCAACCTGGCGTTCTTCGACACCCGCACCCTCGCCGACTTCACCACGGCAGCGCCCGAGGTCGACCGCTGGTTCGTCGGCGGGCACTCGCTGGGCGGCGTGCGCGGGTGCCTCATGACGCCCGGCTCCGACGCAGCGGGGCTCGTGCTGTTCGGCAGCTACTGCGCCGGCGACATCGCCGACTCGGGGCTGCCCGTGCTCAGCATCGCGGGCGAGAACGACGCGCTCTCGACGCCCGCGATCATCGAGGAGAACGCCGGGCTGCTGCCCGCCGACGCCGTGTTCGTGACCATCGAGGGCGCCAACCACGCGAGCTTCGGCGACTACGGCCCGCAGTCGGGCGACGGCGAGCGCAGCATCACGAGCGAGCAGATGCGGGCCGAACTGACCGCGCTGCTCGGCGAGGCGCTCGCGGGCTAGACGCGCTCGCGCCGCGTGCGGGCGATCACCCACCAGATGATCGAGCCGACCACGATGCCGCCGATGAGGGCGATGACCGGGGTGAGCAGCACGGGGCCGGCGATCTGGCTCTCCGTCAGCAGGTTCGCGAGGCCGACGTAGACCCAGAAGAAGGCGATGTCGACGAGCGCCGCGATGCCGATGGCGACCCAGGTCACCTTCCACGGGGTGCGCAGGCCCGCGGCCGAGAGCATCCACCCGCTGACGAGCACGGCGAGCGCGATGAGGATCACGCTGCCGATGAGGAACGAGACGACCACCCAGAACAGCAGCTCCGAGCCGCCGTCGAGCGCCCGCAGCAGCGCGTTCGGGTCGTCGCCGCCGAGCGAGCGGGTGAAGGCGCTCACCACGTTGCCGAACAGCGCGGTCGCCGCCAGGGCGGCCAGCGACATGCCGAACGCGAACCAGCCGGCCTGGAACATCGTGTGCGCGACGGCACCGGCGAGAAGGCTCGACTGCGTCTGCTGCCGGGTGAGCGGCTGCCGCTTCACGGGCGTCGCGGGCTTGGCGGGCTTCACGGGATCCGCGGGCGTCGCGGGCTCGGCGGCCGTCGTCTCGGGGCTCGGGGTGGGGGTGGGCTCGGCGGCCATGCGTGCTCCTCGCTCGGGGATACCGCGAATCTAGCGCCTAGAGTGTGGCGATGCGCATGAACGCCCTGCTCGTCGGCGGCTCGGGCCAGATCGGCATCGCCGCCGCGCGCGACCTGCTGCAGGCCGGCGCGAGCGTCACCGTCGCCCACCGCGGTGGGCGCGCCCTGCCGGCCGATCTGCGCGGCCACGTCGCCGAGGCGACCCTCGACCGCGCCGACCCGGATGCCCTCCGCACGCTCGCCCGCGGCCACGACCTCGTGCTCGACTGCATCGCCTTCACCCCGGCCGATGCCGAGCCCTACGCGTCGCTGGTCGGCGAGCTCGGATCGCTCGTCGTCATCTCGACCGCCTCGGTGTACCTCGGCACCAACGGCACGTGGATGGACGCGGCGACGGGTGAGGACGACTTCCCGCGGTTTCCGGTGCCGATCACCGAGGAGCACCCGACCGTCGATGCCGACGTCGACGGCTACTCGCCGCAGAAGGGCGCGCTCGAGCGCGCCCTGCTCGCCGTCGACGGGCTGCCCGTCACGATCCTGCGGCCGGGGGCGATCCACGGCCCGGGCTCACCGGCCCTGCGCGAGTGGTACTTCATCAAGCGCGCGCTCGACGGCCGGCGCCGAGTGCCGCTGACCGACCGCGGCGAGAGCCGGTTCGGCACGACGGCGACGGCCGTGATCGCCGACCTCGTGCGGCGGGCGGGCGAGCATCCGGGCCGTCGCGTTCTGAACGCGGCCGACGACCCCGCCCCGACGGCGCTCGAGATCGGGCAGGCGGTGTTCGCCCACCTCGGTCATGAGGCCGAGTTCGACCTGCTGCCGCGCGGTGCGGGTGGGCCGGAGAGCACGGTCGGCCAGCATCCGTGGGCGGTGCCGGTGCCGGTGGTCATGAGCATGGAGGCCGCGCGGCGCGAGCTCGACTACGCGCCGATCGGCAGCCACCGCTCGACCATCGGCCCCGCCATCGACGACATGATCGCCGCGATCGGCGACGGGGACTGGCGCGAGCGGTTCCCGGCGCTCGCGCACCGGTACGGCGCCGACGGCTGGTTCGACTACGACGCGGAGGACGCGCTGCTCGGCGACTGAGGCTCGTCGCCCGCCGTGGCGTGACCGACCGACCCGCTGCCGACCGAGCCGCTGCCGACCCGTGCGGCCGCGACACGTTCGCCGATGTACGACACGACGATCGCCGAGGTCGTGCCGACGATCACCAGCCCGCCGCCCATGAGCAGAACGGCGAGGAAGCGTCCGACGTCGGTGACGGGGTAGGTGTCGCCGTAGCCGACGGTGGTGATTGTGACGATCGACCACCAGACGGCGTCGCCGAACGTGGTGATGGTGGCGCCCTCGGCGCCGCGCTCGGCCTGCAGGGTGGCGAGCGCGATCACGTACACGAACACCGCCGCGTAGATCACGGCGTGCGCGCCGACCGAGCTGCGCACGGCGGTTCCCGAGCCGCCCGCGAACAGCGGGATGTGCCGCAGCAGGGTCACGACCCGCAGGGCGCGGAAGAGCGGCATGAACAGCGCGAGCACGTCGAGCGGATGCGTCAGCAGGAAGTGCCCGCGACGCCCCCGGTCGCTTAGCACGACGCGCGCGACCATGTCGACGGCGAAGACGGCCCAGGTCGCGATGAGCACACTGGCCGTCACGATCAGCAGCGCCCCGTCGAGCTCGGGCAGCAGCACGAGCACGGAATAGGCGACGAGAAACGCGGTGCCGAGCACGGCGAGCGTCGTCGAGGTGCGCGCCTCCCAGGCGAGGCGGCGGGCGTCCGGGAGGGCAGCACGGGCGGGCGAGGCGGCGGTCGCGGTCATGGTCACATTCTGGGGGCGGCACTCCCAGCACCGCCACGGCTCCGAATGATGGGATGTCCGCACCACGCATCCCGATCACGGAGACTCCATGCCCCGCACCGCGCTCGACTCCACCCCGCCCGACCTCACCGACCGCCTCGTCGTCATCACCGGCGCCAACAGCGGCCTCGGGCTGGGCCTCACCGAGCGGCTGGCCGCCGCCGGCGCGGAGGTCGTCATGGCCGTGCGCAACCGCGAGAAGGGCGAGCGGGCGGCGGAGGGGGTGCGCGGGCGGAATCCGGATGCGCGCCTGCGCCTGCTCGACTGCGACCTGGCCGACCTCGGCAGCGTGCGCGCGGCCGCGCAGACCCTGCTCGACGAGGGGCGCGCGGTGGACATCCTGATCAACAACGCCGGCATCATGGCGGTGCCCGACCGGCGCGAGACCATCGACGGCTTCGAGCTGCAGTTCGGCAGCAACCACCTGGGGCCGTTCGCCCTCACCGGACTGCTCATGCCGGCGCTGCAGAAGGCGGATGCCCCGCGCGTGATGTCGACGAGCAGCATCGTCGCCCGCATCGGTCGGTGGCAGTGGAACAACCTCAACGCCGAGCGGCGCTACTCGGCCTGGGGCGCGTACGCGCTGTCGAAGCTCGCGAACCTGGCGTTCGCGCGCGAGCTCCAGCGGCGCAGCGACCTCGAGGGCTGGGGCGTGACGAGCACGGCCGCGCACCCGGGCGGCACCTCGACGAACCTGCAGGTCACCGGACCGCGCGACGGTCGACCCGTCGAGGGTGCGGCGAAGCGCCGGATGGACCGGATCATGCAGACGGTCGACGAGGGGATCCGCCCCGCGCTCGTCGCGGCGGCGAGCCCGACCGCCCTGCCCGGTGCCTACTACGGGCCGAACGGCGCGATGGAGCTGCGCGGTGCGGCCTCGCTCGCCTGGGTGCCGTTCCCCGCGCGCGACGCCTCCGCCCTGGTGCGGCTGTGGGACGTCTCGGAGCAGCTGACCGGCGTGCGCTACGCGGAGCACGCTGAGACGGTGTCTCGATAACGGCCGAAGGGCGTACGCTGGAGCAACTGTGACTGCTCCCCCCACCGCCCGCCGCGGCCATCTCGTCGACACGCGCCCGCTGCGCGAGAGCCCCGCTTTCGCCCGCATGTGGCTCGGCGCGGCGATCACCGGCATCGGCAGCCAGATGACGATCGTGGCGGTGGGCCTCGACATCTACGAGCGCACCGCGTCGACCTTCGCCGTCTCGCTCGTCGCCGCCTTCGCGCTCGTGCCGATGATCGTGTTCGGCCTCTACGGCGGGGCACTCGCTGACCGCTTCGACCGTCGTCGGGTCGCCCTCGTCGCCGCGCTCGTCGCCTGGGGCTCGACCGCGGCGATCGCCGTCTACAGCTGGCTCGGCGTGCCCGATATCGCTCCGCTGTACCTGTTCATCACCCTCAACTCGGTCGCGGCGATCCTCGTGCAGGTCGCGCGCTCGGCGATGGTGCCGCGGCTCGTTCGGCTCGAGCTGCTGCCCGCAGCCGGCGCCCTCGGCGGCATCAGCGCGGGCGTGCAGCTGACCCTCGGGCCCGCGCTCGCGGGCGTGCTCGTCGCCTACGCCGGCTTCGGCATCACCTACACGGTCGACGTGCTGCTCTTCCTCGGCGCGTTCTGGGGGCTGTACACGCTGCCGGCGATGGTGCCCGACGGCGAGCGCCGCCGAGCCGACCTGCGCTCGGTCGTCGAGGGCTGGCGCTTTCTGGGCGTGGCCCCGAACATCCGGGCATCGTTCGTGCTCGACATCGTCGCGATGACGTTCGGCAACCCGCGCGTGCTCTTTCCCGCCGTGGGCGCCCTGCTCATCGGGGGCGGCGCGGTGACCGTGGGCATCCTGTCGTCGGCGGGCGCGGTCGGCATGCTCGTGCTCGGGCTGCTCTCGGGGCGCATCACGCGTGTACGGGCGCACGGGGTCGGCATGGTGGTGGCGGTCGCGGCGTACGGCGCGAGCATCCTGTTGTTCGGCATTCTGCTCGCGGTCACCACGGTGCTGCCGCACGACGTCGGCACCGACATCACCGAGGCGAACATCCCGGCCCTCGTGATCGCCGCCGTGCTGCTGGCGCTCTCGGGAGCCGCCGACACGGTCAGCATGATCTACCGCACGACGATGATCCAGGCCGCGGTGCCCGACATCATGCGCGGGCGCCTGCAGGGCCTCTTCACCGTGGTCGTCAACGGCGGGCCGCGCGTCGGCGACCTCTACATCGGCATGCTCAGTGTTGCGGCCGTGCTGTGGTTTCCTCCCCTGCTCGGCGGGCTCATCATCATCGTCGTTTGCGCGGTGTTCCTGCGGCTCTACCGCAGCCTTCGCGAGTACGACGCACTCGACCCGAAGCCCTGACGCCCCCGGCCAGGTCGCCGCCTGTCAGACTGGGCACACCGCCAACAGGAGGGGGCCTTATGGCTGAGCCCGCAGAGAGCCGCGTCGCGGTGTACATCGACTTCGACAACATCGTTATCTCGCGCTACGACCAGATCCACGGTCGCGGCGCCTGGCGCAAGGACAACGTCTACCGACTGCCGTCGGGGCTCACCGAGGCGACCGATGAGATCCGTGAGCGGCTTCGCTCGGCCGAGGTCGACATCGGGGCGATCCTCGACTTCGCCTCGTCGTTCGGCACCATCGTGCTCTCGCGGGCCTACGCCGACTGGTCGGTGGGGGTGAACGCGAGCTACCAGGGCCAGCTCATGGAGCGCGCCGTCGATCTCACGCAGCTCTTCCCCGCCACCCAGCAGATGAAGAACGGCGCTGACATCCGCCTGTCGGTCGACGTCGTCGAAGACCTCTTCCGCCTGCCCGACATCACGCACGTCGTCATCGCGGCCGGCGACAGCGACTACATCGCCCTCGCGCAGCGGGCCAAGCGCCTCGGCCGGTACATCGTCGGCGTCGGCGTCGCCGGCGGCACGAGCAAGAGCCTGCGTGCGGCGTGCAACGAGTACGCCGACTACGACGCCCTGCCGGGCATCCGGCCGGCCGCCCACATCGCCGCCGCCCTCGTCGCACCGGGGCCGGATGCGGAGCCGACGCCCGACGACACCGCCCCCGCGCGGCGCACCGGCGGGCGCCGCGCCTCGAGCGGCAGGCCCGCCGCCCCGGCCGCCGAGTCGACCGAGACGCCGACCTCGAAGCGGGCGGCGAGCGCGCTGCTCGTGCGCGCCCTGCGCCTCGTGCACGAAGCGGACGACTCGGAGTGGGCGCACGCTTCGGCCTTGAAGCAGCAGATGAAGCGCCTCGACCCGGCGTTCAACGAGAAGGCTCTCGGCTACAGCTCGTTCACCGACTTCGTGAAGTCCCGCGCCAACATCGTCGAGCTCGACGAGTCGACCCAGACCCGGCTGGTGCGGCTGCGCGAGAGCTAGACGCGCCCGGGCGGAGCCTGAACGGGCCGGCCGCCTCACACACTCAGAAGGGTTCGGCACCACCTGGTGCCGAACCCTTCCTCGTGCAGGTCAGGCGGATCAGTCTTCAGCGGTGGTAGAGCCGGCGTCGTCATCCGCCTCGTCGTCATCGAGCGGGGCAGTCGCGTCATCGTCGTCCGACTCGTCCTCGGTGTACGGAGCCGGGTCGTCGTTGAGATCGGACTCGTCATCGATGTACGGAGCCGGGTCGTCGTTGAGATCGGACTCGTCATCGATGTACGGAGCCGGGTCATCATTCAGGTCCGAATCGTCATCCACGTACGGAGCCGGGTCATCATTCAGATCAGACTCGTCATCCACGTACGGAGCCGGGTCATCATTCAGATCAGACTCGTCATCCACGTACGGAGCCGGGTCATCATTCAGATCAGACTCGTCATCCACGTACGGGGCCGGGTCATCGTCCGTTCCGGTGACGGTCGAGATGACCGTGTCGAACGCGCTCTGCACCGGCCCCGGAAGTGCACCAGCGGCTCCGACTCCCCCGGCGCCGAGCACGAGCACTCCGGCACCCAGGGCAATCTTCGACACAAGGCCGAGACCAGAAATCCATTCCATCACTCTTCGTACTCCCCTTCTCAGTGCCGACCTCGCGCCCACGAGAGCGGGAGCGCCGGCAGTCGACGACGATGCCGCGGTGGCATCGCCTGTGGCCGAGAGAGAAGGCGAACCGAGAGCGTCGAAGAACGCGTTCAGCGACGCCGACGCAACCGGTGCAGGCGCCTCCGCAGCGACAGATCGCAGTTCATCGATGGCCTCGGCGAGTGACTGCAACTCTGGCCGGCTCGCCGGGGTCACCCCGGAGAGAACCTGTTCGGCCTCGGCCGCGCTCATTCGCTTTCTCATCTCACTGCTCGCTATCGTCCGGAGGGGCGTCAGGGGTACGGGTCGGGGCAAGTTTCTTCCGCAGCCGTTCGAGCGCCCGGCGCTGCAGCGCCTTCACGGCACCCTCGCGCTTGCCGAGCACGGCGGCCACCTGCTCGACGGTCAGGTCGGCGACGATGCGGAGCAACATGACGTCGCGCTGGTCGGGCGGCAGGTCAGTGATGAGCGCGAGCGCGCGCTGGTCGCCGAGTCGAGCGGCGGCCTCGTCTTCGGCGCTGGATGCCCGCCGCGGGTCCTCCTCGGCGAGCAGCTCGACGGTCTCGCCGCGTCGGCTCCGCATCCGCAGCTCGTCGACGAGACGGCGGTAGGCGATCGAGAAGACGAACGAGCGGAAGGCGGCCGCGTCGCCGCGGAAGCTGCCGAGGCGGTCGAACACGACCAGGAAGACCTCGCTCGTGAGGTCGTCGGGCTCGCGCGATCCGCGGGCGGCGGCGAAGGCGGCGACAGCCGGAGCGTGGTCGTTCCACAGTCGGGTGCACGCCCAGCTCGCCCCCGCCTGGGCGGCGGCGAGCACGCTCGCGAACGCTTCGGCGCCCGCATCCCCCCGGTCGGTCATCGCCACTACAGGCTAGGGGCGCGACAGGAGGGCGCCAAACCGGTTGGCGCACGAATGTTCGCGTTCGCGTCGAGGGGGCGAGAGGGGCGAGGCTTGTCTGGCGACCGCCCCCGTGGCAGACTCGGCGGCTACTCGGCCGCTACCCTGCAGCTGATCGACGGCGACACTGCGGATCCGCGCCGGGCACTCACGCCTGCCGCTGGTTGGAGGCCACGATGACGCCGACCACTCCGCTCGCGCTGCCCGACGGCCCGATGCTGCTCACCGACGGCGGCCTCGAGACGACCCTGATCTTCCACGAGGGCCTCGACCTGCCCTCGTTCGCCGCCTTCCCGCTGCTGGCGAGCGAGCCCGGCCGCGACGCTCTGCGCCGCTACTACCGGGCCTACCTCGCCATCGCCCGCCGGCACGGCCTGGGCATCATTCTCGAGACCGCGACCTGGCGGGCGAGCGCCGACTGGGGTGCCCTGCTCGGGTACGACGCGGCCGCGCTGCGCGACATCACCGTCGCCGCCGTCGACCTGCTGCGCGAACTGCGCGACGCCGAGGCGGAACCCAGCACGGTGCTGATCAGCGGCTGCGTCGGACCCCGCGGCGACGGCTACTCGGCAGATCTGCGGATGACCCCCGATGAGGCCGCCGCCTACCACCACGCGCAGATCGCCACGCTGGCCGCGGCCGGCGTCGACCTCGTGTCGGCGCACACCATCACGCACGTCGAGGAGGCGATCGGCGTCGTGCGGGCCGGCGCCTCGGTCGACGTGGCAACGGTGATGTCGTTCACGGTGGAGGTCGACGGCCGACTGCCGAGCGGTCAGCCCCTCACCGAGGCGATTCTGCAGCTGGACGACGCGACGGATGCCGGCGCCCTGCACCTGATGGTGAACTGCGCGCACCCCACCCACCTGGAGGCCGCGCTCGACCCCACGTCGCCCGCGCTCGCTCGGTTGCGGGGCTTCCGCGCCAACGCATCGACGATGAGCCACGCCGAACTCGACGAGGCGGAGGCCCTCGACGCGGGAGACCCGCACGACCTCGCGCAGCGCGTCGCCGCCCTCACCGCGACGCTGCCGGCGCTGACCGTGCTCGGGGGGTGCTGCGGCACCGACGACCGCCACATCGCCGCGATCGCTGCGGCGTGCGCCCCGCGATAGGGCGGACGCGGTGCCCGCGCGTTGACCGGCGGTCACGACACCCGGTCAGGGGGTAACACTGCGTGAGCATCCCTCGCCAGAATGGGGTGAGGCGCGTGCCCGAGCACGCCGTGCAAGGGGGATCGTGGGACAGGCAGGCGCATCAGCCGGCGTCGAGGCGCGTCGCCAGAGCGCACTGGCGACCGAACTCGACAGGCGCGCCGCCGAAGCGCGCGCAGCGGCCGAACGGTGGATGATCGCCCACCGCACCGAGCGGCAGGTGGCTGGCACGCTCGCGCCGCTGACCGCGTGCGGCTACACGTTCTTGCACGACCGCGGCTGGCCGGGCGCGCGGCGCGGCAGCCGCAGCCAGATCGACCACGTGCTCGTCGGGCCGGGCGGCGTGTTCATCGTCGACACGAAGAGCTGGCGCGACGTGACCGTGGCGGGAGGCCGCATCTTCCGCGGGCAGGCCGACGTCACCGATGACCTGAGCGGGCTCGCCGACGTGGGGGTGGGCACCGAGGGGGTGCTCGCCGAGCTGGGGCTCGCTCCGGGTGAGGTGCACGTCGTCGTGGTGCTCGCGGGGTCGGCGATGGACCCCGTGCCGCTCGCGAGCCTGGGCGGCCTGGTGGTGGTCGGCGA comes from the Microcella frigidaquae genome and includes:
- a CDS encoding alpha/beta hydrolase; the encoded protein is MTSEHSASAPRRPSRRPSRLRRRVRLVGWSALSALALVVLGFVMWASTPYPAERGPVIDVWANDAIAVEYLPEGILMTPTVGGGDAEGTGLVFVPGARVQAHAYMHQLSGVVEQHGATVLITEPTLNLAFFDTRTLADFTTAAPEVDRWFVGGHSLGGVRGCLMTPGSDAAGLVLFGSYCAGDIADSGLPVLSIAGENDALSTPAIIEENAGLLPADAVFVTIEGANHASFGDYGPQSGDGERSITSEQMRAELTALLGEALAG
- a CDS encoding NAD-dependent epimerase/dehydratase family protein translates to MRMNALLVGGSGQIGIAAARDLLQAGASVTVAHRGGRALPADLRGHVAEATLDRADPDALRTLARGHDLVLDCIAFTPADAEPYASLVGELGSLVVISTASVYLGTNGTWMDAATGEDDFPRFPVPITEEHPTVDADVDGYSPQKGALERALLAVDGLPVTILRPGAIHGPGSPALREWYFIKRALDGRRRVPLTDRGESRFGTTATAVIADLVRRAGEHPGRRVLNAADDPAPTALEIGQAVFAHLGHEAEFDLLPRGAGGPESTVGQHPWAVPVPVVMSMEAARRELDYAPIGSHRSTIGPAIDDMIAAIGDGDWRERFPALAHRYGADGWFDYDAEDALLGD
- a CDS encoding MFS transporter, with the protein product MPSLPRALKPLETGQYRLLALALVLSLFGTGVWVVAVVWQVIELGGTPVDLSIVATAGSIGLVLAVLLGGVAADRIPQKRILTAVETIKAASAVTIAVLALTETIEVWHLAVISLLLGIADGFFYPAYSAWLPALLPADQLLAANGIEGVLRPTLINAAGPAAASAAIAVLSPGLGFAIVGGTQAVAAVLLGTMRLTPVRRDADAEPTHPLRAVWVDVRDGVRYMVGTRWLLATLLYSALLVLVIMGPIEVLLPFAVRDQTGGGAGAFALALAAFGIGGALGSIVVASLRLPRRYLTLMILAWGFGCAPLVVIGLTDQLWVMVVALFVCGVLFSGATVVWGTLLQRRVPPAMLGRVSSLDFFVSLVFMPISMAIAGPVGELIGIPVAFLAAGVIPVVLALLTLLIARLGPDELAHPLTDTAVVVSTATGPIVTGPGAASGLQRPADEEHPPI
- a CDS encoding FBP domain-containing protein; translated protein: MRELTADQIRASMVNASEAEIERMTLPGLHETLWSEREYLGWRDPAGSPRGYIVHWVDDRPVGILLRAASSALRPGIGAMCSLCHTPQPSTQVVMFSAPRGGEAGRDGNSVGTYICHDLGCPAIIRMVPTTSELTLMRDEVIARRSAGLQQRLERFTANILRTA
- a CDS encoding DUF7059 domain-containing protein; this encodes MDAALADRLRSDLLAARYTVDRLRQLWGDEADAALARGDRVPAQRALHGSSDPAALLARLLLLAEPADEATLARVLPTLGSAGARSLGLVDGAGRATLDVRPVAALDAAGPVDWLIASDLGESAVGGPLPPEHVLGVGGASVTLSGLIPTSPVEAVLDLGTGCGIQALHAARHARRVVATDSSPRALQLAALTLALNGVTTVELRQGDLYAPVAGERFDRIVSNPPFVITPRVEGVPIYEYRDGGRIGDALVEEVIRGAAEHLVPGGTAHLLANWEYRGDGSASAARERPAGDGLARVRRWADEAGLEAWVIERERQSPAEYAATWIRDGGTRVGTPAYEELAAAWLDDFAARGVSAVGFGYVLLRRPLDPMRPRLLRTEVLGSPLGAAPTGLGDQLLACLAAHDRIASLDDEQLAGRCLAVAPDVTEERHYWPGAEGPTVIRLRQGGGLARTIEADAALAGLVGACDGDLAVGAIASALADLLEVDEGALRGQLLPQVRELVLCGLLLPVD
- a CDS encoding YceI family protein translates to MTTLTVDTIPGYRTGTWTVDHAHTEIGFSVRHLAISRVKGVFERFDATVTAAENPHDSRVEVTVDMASINTKNADRDNHLRTNDFFDIEHHPTMTFVSTGLRVEGDALLLDGDLTLRGVTKPITITGEFGGIATDPYGNVKAAASGTTVINRHDFGVSWNAALETGGFLLGDEVTITIEAQFQLQA